One genomic segment of Bacteroidota bacterium includes these proteins:
- a CDS encoding T9SS type A sorting domain-containing protein: MKSFLLPFILLFTHQILHAQTYTIPGATEQPAWVFPLWFEDGTGAKDTLYLGYDSEGQDYGYPQSDTVFAEYFNLIDTTKFNVYWSSIYFDSLILKNIIWQHLEFYTYISFYKAEYPIKISWDNNLFYSEALPYPFNEDLPRAWGLFYCHDNSPEYPNCFPLGELPLLFTDTIIGPPYLFEIWRKDSMIFNGPDNTYLLDYADFAVFPYNSFDGTAIEEQDITSITVGPNPFINEIQIKSFDQLENLTIYSITGQQIFFKNDIKGNSIQLYLGFLPRGQIYFLKVNTSNSTYPIKLIKN, translated from the coding sequence ATGAAAAGTTTTTTACTTCCTTTTATTCTCCTTTTTACACATCAAATATTGCATGCCCAGACCTACACCATACCCGGTGCAACCGAGCAACCTGCATGGGTTTTTCCATTATGGTTTGAAGATGGGACTGGTGCAAAGGATACGCTGTATTTAGGTTATGACTCTGAAGGGCAAGATTATGGATATCCTCAAAGTGATACTGTTTTCGCAGAATACTTTAATTTAATAGATACGACAAAATTTAATGTTTATTGGTCTTCCATTTATTTTGATAGCCTAATTTTAAAAAATATAATATGGCAGCATTTAGAGTTCTATACTTATATAAGTTTTTACAAAGCAGAATATCCAATTAAAATTAGTTGGGATAATAATTTATTTTATAGTGAAGCATTGCCTTATCCTTTCAACGAAGATTTACCAAGAGCTTGGGGTTTGTTTTATTGCCATGATAACAGCCCTGAATATCCAAATTGTTTCCCACTTGGAGAATTACCATTATTATTTACCGATACCATTATAGGTCCTCCATATTTATTTGAAATTTGGCGGAAAGATTCTATGATATTCAATGGTCCTGATAATACTTATTTGCTTGACTATGCAGATTTTGCTGTTTTCCCCTATAATAGTTTTGATGGCACTGCAATTGAAGAACAGGATATTACTTCAATAACAGTAGGCCCAAATCCATTTATTAATGAGATTCAAATCAAATCCTTTGATCAATTAGAAAATTTAACTATTTATTCTATTACAGGTCAACAGATTTTTTTTAAGAATGATATCAAAGGAAATAGTATCCAATTATATCTTGGCTTTCTACCACGGGGTCAAATATATTTTTTAAAAGTAAATACCAGTAATTCAACTTATCCTATTAAATTAATTAAAAACTAA